CAGCGGCACCCCGTCGTAGACGCAGCCGCCGCAGGTCTCGGACATGCCGTAGGTCGTCACGACCCGAGCGCCGGCCGCCCTGGCCCGCTCCAGCAGCCCGTCGTCGGTGGCCGCCCCGCCCACGAGGACGGCGTCCAGCTCCCGCAGCGCGGCCACGCCCGCGGGGTCGGCGAGCGCCCGGTGCAGCTGCGTGGGGACGAGGGAGGCGTAGCGGCGGGAGCCGGGGTCCATGCGCGCCACGGCGTCGGCGAGGGCGACGGCGGTGGACGCGCGCGCCAGGTCGAGCTCGACGGGCTCGGTGCCGGCGAGCGCCGACCGGGCGAGGACCTGCAGCCCGGCGACGTGATGGGTGGGGAGGGCGAGCAGCCACTGCCCGTGCCCGCCGAGGCGCTCGGCGGTGCCGGTGCCGGAGGCGCGCAGCGCGGCCGCGGGGAGCCGCACCCGCTTGGGGGTGCCGCTGGACCCGGAGGTCGCGACGACGACCGGCCGGCCGTCGTCGCCGGTCATCAGCCGGCGCAACGACGGTCCGAGGTCGGTCCAGGTCGCGCCGGGGGGCACGACCAGGTCGTCAGCGTCCGCCGTCACCGGGGTCCGGGGTCTGCAGGAAGCGCTCGACGTCGATGAACCACGCGCCGTCGACCCGGACCAGGGTGATCGTCGACTCACCCATCGACTCGGCGAAGAGCTCGGAGTAGTTGTCCTCGTCGATGACGGCCGTGTCGCCCTCGGCGTTGATCTCGGCCCCCCGCAGCTGCATCGCGCCGAGGATGTCGCGGCCCTCCTCGCCGAGCCCCTGGGCCTCGACGGCGGCCGACATGGTCTCGGGCAGCTGCTCCTCGCAGAGCTCGAGGTCCTCCGGCACCTCGGCCATCGGCCGGCTGGTGTCGGTGAAGGAGAGCATGAGGCCGCAGGCGGCCGGGTCCGCGTCGACGAGGGCGAGGAGGAACTCCTTGGCGCGGTCGGCGGCGGCCTGGCCCTCCTCGCCGCCCTCCACGTCCTCGGGCGCGGCGCTGGTGGCGGCCGCGGCGTCACCGGGGTCGTCGGTGGCGTCGGCCGCGTCGGAGGAGTCGGTGCCGCTGGTCAGGGCCGCGTCGTCGGAGCCCTCCGAGGTCGCCCCGCCGGTGGCCTCGACCACCTCGGCGCCCCCGTCGCAGGCCCCGAGCAGCAGGGCGGGGGCAGCCAGCAGGGCCATGAGTGAGCGTCGCATCGCGGAGGTCCTCCCTGGTCGCGGCCGTGATCGGCCCGCTCATCCTCTCACGGGGGCGTGCCGGCGGGCCGGGTGCGGACGGCTCGGACGTCCTCGGCTCAGAAGTACCAGGGGTAGGCGCGCCAGTCCGGCTCGCGCTTCTCCAGGAAGGAGTCGCGGCCCTCGACGGCCTCGTCGGTCATGTAGGCGAGCCGGGTCGCCTCGCCGGCGAAGACCTGCTGGCCCATGAGGCCGTCGTCGGTGAGGTTGAGCGCGAACTTCAGCATCCGCTGCGCGGTCGGGCTCTTGCCGAGGATCTCGCGGGCCGCCTGCACCGCCTCGGTCTCGAGGTCGGCGTGGTCGGCGACGATGTTGACCGCCCCCATCCGCTGCATCTGCTCGGCGTCGTAGGCGCGGCCGAGGAAGAAGATCTCGCGGGCGTTCTTCTGCCCCACCATCTTGGCGAGGTATGCCGAGCCGTAGCCGGCGTCGAAGCTGCCGACGTCGGCGTCGGTCTGCTTGAACCGGGCGTGCTGCCGGGAGGCGATCGTCAGGTCGCAGACCACGTGCAGGCTGTGCCCGCCGCCGGCCGCCCAGCCGCCCACCACGGCCACGACGACCTTGGGCATCGTGCGGATGAGCCGCTGGACCTCGAGGATGTGCAGCCGCCCGCCCTCGGCGCGGACCCGGGCCTCGTCCACCCCGTCCCGGGTGGGGTCGGCGTCGGGGGAGGAGGAGTACTGGTAGCCGCTGCGGCCGCGGATGCGCTGGTCGCCCCCGGAGCAGAAGGCCCAGCCGCCGTCCTTGGGCGAGGGGCCGTTGCCGGTGAGCAGGACCACGCCCACGTCGGGGGACATCCGGGCGTGGTCGAGGGTGCGGTAGAGCTCGTCGACGGTGTGCGGGCGGAAGGCGTTGCGGACCTCCGGGCGGTCGAAGGCGATGCGGACGCAGCCGAGCTCGCGGTGCCGGTGGTAAGTGAGGTCGGTGAGGTCGAAGCCCTCGACCGGCTCCCACTGCGCGGGGTCGAAGGGCTGGCCTGCCTGGCTGGTCTGCTCGCTCACGTGGGTCAGCCTAGGCCGTGGGGCGCCCCGGTCCGCCGTGGCGTCAGGGGGTTCGGTTACTTTTGAGTAGTGTTTACGCGACCGAGTCGTCTCGCCCTGCCGGTCGTCGCCACCGCGCTCGTGGGCGGGTGCGTCGTCCCGTCTGGCGGCGGTCCGGGCGCCGGCGCGGATGCCGTGACGACGTGCCTGTCGCTGGGCGACGACCTGGCGCCGTCGACCGGCGTGCTGGCCGGGGTCAACCTGGACTGGGAGCGCGACCTGCTGTCGGAGTATGCGGAGCGGCTGGGGGAGCGGCCGGCCCTCGCCGTGAGCTTCGCGCGCTTTCCCCTCCAGGCGCAGGACGAGGAGCACGTCACGGCGGCCAAGGACCAGGTCCGCGACAACGGGGGGATGCTGCTCCTCACGCTGGAGCCGCACGACGGGCTCGCCACCGTCACCGACGAGGCGGTGGGTGCGCTCGCCACCCTCCTGGACGGCTACAACGAGGACGGTGTGCCCGTCGTCGTCCGCTTCGCCCATGAGATGAACGGGTCCTGGTACCCCTGGGGTCAGCAGCCCGAGGCCTACCGGGAGGCGTTCCGCCGGGTCGCCGACGCGGTCCACCGCGAGGCTCCGGGCAGCGCCATGATGTGGGCGCCGAACTACGGAGGTGGGTACCCCTTCACCGGTGGCGCCCATGCCGCGTCTCCGGGGTCGGACGCCTATCAGGCGCTGGACACCTCCGTGGATGGGACGGTCGACGAGAGCGACGACCCGTACGCTCCCTACTACCCGGGCGACGACGCCGTCGACTGGGTCGGTATGTCGCTCTACCACTGGGGCGACGCGCATCCGTGGGGTGAGAACGAGGTGCCCGAGGAGAACAAGTTCGTGGACCAGCTCACCGGCAACTACGACGGTGCCGCCGGGGACGAGACGGCCGTCCCCGACTTCTACGCCGAGTACGCGCAGGAGCGCGGCAAGCCCGTCGGCATACCGGAGACGGCGGCGTTCTTCCGTCCGGGTGGTGGCGGCGCGGACGAGCTGACGGTCAAGCGTGCCTGGTGGTCCCAGCTCGTCGACCCCGCACTGCACCGCGACTTCCCGCAGCTGCACATGGTCAACTGGTTCGAGTGGCGCAAGCACGAGCCCGAGGTCGACGCCGTCGTCGACTGGCGCGCCACCAGGACCCCGGGGGTCGCGCAGGCGTATGCCGAGGACCTGCCGGAGTGGTACGTCCACGCCGGCGACGGCTGCTGAGCGGTCCGCCCGGCGGGCGGCTCAGCCGTCGCGGGTGGACAGGACGCAGAACTCGTTGCCCTCGGGGTCGGCCAGCACCGTCCAGCTGTGCTCCGGCGTCTGACCGACGTCCACCTGGGTGGCGCCGAGGTCGAGCAGCCGCCGGATCTCCGCGTCGCGGTCCTGGCTGGTGTGCGGCGCGAGGTCGAGGTGCAGGCGGTTCTTGACCTCCTTGCCCTCCGGCACGGGCACGAAGACCAGGCCCTGGCCGCGGCGCATCCACGCGTCCAGGTCGGGCTCGTGCTGCGGTGCCTCCATGGCGTGGCGCGGGACCGCCACCGCCTCGTCGGGGGTGTCGTAGACCACCAGCCAGTCCAGGGCCTCCGCCCACCAGCGGGCCTGCGCCTGCGGGTCGCGGCAGTCGACGACGACGGTGTACCACTTCAGTGCCATGGGGCGTCCTTCCTCGGTCGAGGAGCCCAGTGTGCTCCAGGTCCCGGTCAGGTGCTGTCCATGAACGAGCCGGGCCGCGCGCCTACCCTGGGGGCGTGCCGACCACCCCGACGCCGACCCCCGACCTCGACCAGCTGCTGGCCGCCGCGCACGTGGTGAGCCTGCCGCTGCGGGTGCGCTTCCGTGGCGTGACCGAGCGCGAGGCGCTCCTGCTCCGGGGGCCGCAGGGGTGGGCCGAGTGGGCGCCGTTCACCGAGTACGCCGACGGGGACGCCGCGCGCTGGCTCGGCGCGGCCGTGGAGGCCGGGTGGGGGGTGCTGCCGCCCCCGGTACGCGCGGGGGTGGGGGTCAACGCCACGGTGCCGGCGGTGGCCGCGCCGGAGGTCGAGCAGGTGCTCGCCCGCTACGACGCGCGCCGGACCGCCAAGGTCAAGGTGGCGGAGGAGGGCCAGGGCCTGGCCGACGACGTCGCCCGGGTCCGCGAGGTGCGGCGCGTCCTCGGCCCCGCCGCCCGGATCCGGGTGGACGCCAACGGCGCCTGGTCGGTGGACGACGCCGTGCGGGCGCTCGCGGCCCTCGCCCCGGTGGGCCTGGAGTATGCCGAGCAGCCCTGCGCCACCGTCGCCGAGCTGGCCGCCCTCCGGCTGGCGCTGGCGCGGGCCGGGGTCGACGTGCCCGTCGCGGCGGACGAGTCGGTCCGTCGGGCCGAGGACCCGCTGGAGGTCGCCCGCCGGGGCGCCGCCGACCTGGTCGTGGTCAAGGCGGCGCCGCTCGGCGGCATCGCGCGGGCGCTGGAGATCATCGAGCAGGCCGGGCTCCCCGCCGTCGTCTCCTCCGCCCTGGACACCTCGGTGGGCCTGGCCCTGGGCGTGCGGCTCGCCGCCGCCCTGCCGGTCCTCGAGCACGACTGCGGCCTGGGCACCGGCGCCCTGCTCGCCGAGGACGTCGTCGCCGAGCCGCTCGTGCCGGTGGGGGGCGGGCTCACCGTCGCCCGGGCCGACGCGACCCGGGACGCGGTCGACCCGGCCGCGCTCGCGGCATACCGCGTGGACGGCGCGCGCGAGGCCTGGTGGCGGGCCCGGCTGACCCGCGCGCACGCCCTCCTCTGATCCGCGGGGCCGGGGCGGACGCGGCTGGCGGCAAAGATTTACGCGACGGAAACATCGGCAACACAGTTGTTACGCGGATGCGCGGGGTCCTGAAACATCGCGGGTCTTGACTGGTGCCCACAGCGACGTGGCCCTCCCACCCCGACGACGTGACCCCTGGGAGGCCGCTCGTCCGCACCACTCACTGGAGGCACAACGATGGAACTCTCGACAAGTGATGTCTGGGTCATGGTGTCCGCGGCGCTCGTGCTGCTCATGACTCCCGGTCTCGCGTTCTTCTACGGCGGCATGGCCCGGGCCAAGGCCGCGCTCAACATGGTGATGATGTCCTTCATCTCCATCGGCCTGGTCGGCGTCATCTGGGTCCTGTGGGGCTACGGCATGAGCTCGGCCCCGCCGCTGCTCGGGGGCATCGTCGGCAACCCGGCCGGTGACTTCGGGCTCATGAGCTACGTGGGCACCGGCGACCTCATCGGGATCGGCTTCGGCGCCACCTTCGCGATCATCACGGTCGCCCTCATCTCCGGCGCGATCGCCGACCGCACGCGCTTCGTGTCCTGGACGGTCTTCGTGCCGGTCTGGGTCACCCTCGTCTACTGCCCCCTGGCGTTCATGGTCTGGGGCGGCGGCCTGCTGTCCGCCGACGGCTGGATCGGCAGCACCTTCGGTGAGGCCATCGACTTCGCCGGCGGCCTCGTCGTCCACATCAACGCCGGGCTGGCGGCGCTCGTCCTCGTCTACATCATCGGCTCGCGCACCGGCTTCGCCAAGGGCTTCCACAAGCCGCACAACATCCCGCTCGTCATGATCGGCACCGCCCTGCTGTGGTTCGGCTGGTTCGGGTTCAACGGCGGCGCCGCCGGCTCGGCCGAGGAGGCCGGCCTGATCTGGGTCAACACCATGGTCGCCCCGGCCGCCGCGATGCTCGCCTGGCTGGTCACCGAGAAGCTGCGCGACGGCCACGCGACCTCGATCGGCGCCGCCTCCGGTGTCGTGGCCGGTCTGGTCGCCATCACCCCGGCCTGCGCCAGCGTCTCCCCGCTGGGCGCCCTGCTCCTCGGCGTCGTCGCCGGCATCTGCTCGGCGCTCGCCATCGGCCTGAAGTACAAGTTCGGCTACGACGACGCGCTGGACGTCGTCGGCGTGCACCTCGTCGCGGGCATCGTCGGCACCGTCATGCTCGGCTTCCTGGCGCTGCCCGTGGAGGGCGAGGGTGGCGGCCTGTTCTACGGCGGCGGCATGGACCAGATGGTCGCCCAGCTCGTGGCCACCGTGTTCACCCTCCTCTACACCGGCGTCATGACGACGGTCATCGCCCTGGTCATCGCCCGGACCATCGGCTTCCGGGTCAGCCCGGAGGACGAGGAGCGCGGGATCGACCTGTCCGAGCACAGCGAGTCCGCCTATGCCTTCAGTGAGGGGGATGCCTCCTACGACCCCATCGCTGAGGAGGCCCGCGTCTAGTCGCTCGGGGCGACACGCGAGTCGCCTCACCCCCGGTGCCGTCCATCTGGCACCGGGGGTGAGGTCTGCCCGGAGGAAGCCATTCGACCCGCGCGGTCCTGCGGGATATCCTCGGACGAACCCGTACATCCCCCCACACCCTTCGTGAGGTGCTCCGTGCCCACCGGCAAGGTCAGGTTCTTCGACGAGGACAAGGGCTTCGGCTTCCTGTCCAGCGACGAGGGCAACGACGTCTACGTACCCCGCTCCGCGCTGCCCGACGGCGTCGGTGCCCTGGAGCGCGGCAGCAAGGTCGAGTTCGACATCGTCGCCGGCAAGCGCGGTGACCAGGCGCTGCACGTGCGGCTCATGGAGCCGGCGCCCTCGGTCTCCCGAGGCCTGTCGATGCGGGACCGCAAGCCGGCCGAGGAGATGGTGGTCGTCGTCGAGGACCTCATCACCCTGCTGGACCAGGCCTCCACCTCGCTGCGCCGGGGGCACTACCCCGACCGGCCGCACGGCATGGCCATGGCGAAGGCGCTGCGCGCGGTCGCCGACCAGTTCGAGGCGGGGAAGTAACCCGTATGCCGACCGCCAGGAGCCCGAGGACCCCGCGCACCGACGCCGTGCTGACCGGTGCCGTCGAGGTGGCGCGCGCCGCCGCGCTCGAGGTCGCCGAGCCCGGGACCGTGGGCGAGCACCTCGAGGTGGTGCTCGAGGCCGAGCGGCTGGCGACGCACTACTTCGCCTGCTCCGCGACCGCCTACCCGGGCTGGCGCTGGGCGGTCACCCTGTCCCGGGTCCCGCGGGCGCGCAAGGCCACCGTCAGCGAGGTGCACCTGCTGCCCGGCGAGGGTGCCCTGCTCGCTCCTGAGTGGGTGCCCTACGCCGAGCGTCTCGCGCCCGGTGACATCGGCCCCGGGGACCGCACCGCGTTCGTCGAGGACGACCCGCGGCTGGAGGCCGGCTTCGAGGCCACCGGCGAGGAGGACGTCGACGCCGTGGCGCTGTGGGAGCTCGGCCTCGGCCGCCCGCGGGTGCTCTCGCCCGAGGGCCGCGACGCGGCCGCGACCCGCTGGTACGACGGCGAGCGCGGTCCCGGCAGCGAGGGCGCCCGCAAGGCGCCCGCGCCGTGCCGCACCTGCGGCTACTTCGTCCCCATGTCCGGCGCGCTGCGCTCGGTCTTCGGCGTCTGCGCCAACGAGTGGTCGCCGGCCGACGGCGACGTCGTGGCCCTGGACTTCGGCTGCGGTGCCCACAGCGAGGTCGACGTCGAGCAGCGGCCCAGCGAGAAGATCGACCCGCCCGTGCTCGACGACGAGTCAGAGATCGTCTTCACCGAGCGCTGAGTCACGCGTCGGCGGCGTTGCCCTTGCCGCGGCGCAGGTAGGCATACCCGAGCAGGCCACCGACGACCCCGGCCACGGGGACCCAGACCCACCAGTCGCGCTCGCCGCTGCGCAGCGCCGGGACGGCGAGCAGCAGGAGGAGCACGACCGCCCAGGCGAGGATGCCCCAGCGGACCAGCGTGATCGTCCGCAGCGGCACCTCGGGCGGCTGCAGGGGGTCGACGCGCTCGCCCCGACCGGCCGCTGCGTGGTCGTGGTCGGCGTGCTGGGGACCGGTGCTCACCCGACTACGCTAACGCGCATGTCGACCACCGCGCCGGACACGCGCTCCACGGGCTCCCTCGACGGCTTCTTCCAGATCTCGCAGCGCGGCTCCACGCTGGCGCGCGAGCTCCGGGGAGGGCTCGCGACCTTCTTCACGATGGCCTACATCGTCGTCCTCAACCCACTCATCATCGGCACCGTGCCCGACGGCACCGGCGAGCTGCTCGCGGGCGGCGACCTGGCCGTCATCGCCGCGTGCACGGCGCTCGTGGCGGGGGTGCTGTCGGTGCTCATGGGGGTCGTGGCCAACTACCCGCTGGCGCTCGCGACCGGGCTGGGCCTCAACGCCTTCGTCGCCTACGGGATCGCCAGCCTGGACGGGATGACCTGGGCCGACGCCATGGGGCTGGTGGTGCTGGAGGGCATCATCATCCTGGTGCTCGTGCTCACCGGCTTCCGGGAGGCGGTCTTCCGGGCCGTGCCGACCCAGCTGAAGACGGCGATCAGCGTCGGCATCGGGCTCTTCATCACCATCATCGGCCTGGTCGACGCCGGGATCGTCCGCCGGCCGGCCAGCGGCCCGGTGCCCGTCGAGCTGGGCGTCGGCGGCTTCCTGGCCGGGTGGCCCACGGTCGTCTTCCTCGTCGGGCTCTTCGCGATCGCCGCGCTCATGGCGCTGCGGGTGCAGGGGGCGATCCTCTACGGCATCGTCGGCGGGACGCTGCTGGCGATCCTCGTCGAGGCGGTCTTCGAGATCGGGCCGCAGACCCCCGACGGCAGCAACCCCACCGGGTGGGGGCTGGGGGTGCCCGCCCTCCCGGACAGCGTCGTGGCCGCGCCGGACTTCTCGCTGCTGGGGCAGTTCAGCCTGCTGGGCTCGGTCGAGGCCATCGGGTTCACCGCGCTGTTCCTGCTCGTCTTCACGCTCATGCTGGCCGACTTCTTCGACACGATGGGCACCATGGTCGCGGTGGGCGCGGAGGCCGGGCTGCTGGACGAGGAGGGCAACCCGCCCCGGACCCGGCAGATCCTCGTCGTCGACTCCCTCGGCGCCATCGCCGGTGGCGCCGGCGGGGTGAGCAGCAACACGTCATACATCGAGAGCGCCTCGGGGGTCGGCGAGGGCGCCCGCACCGGGCTGGCCTCGGTGGTCACCGGCGTGCTCTTCCTGCTGACGACCTTCCTGTCCCCGCTGGTCGCGATCGTGCCGCACGAGGCGGCGACGCCCGCGCTGGTCGTCGTCGGCTTCCTCATGATGCAGCAGGTGGTCGGGATCGACTGGGACGACCTGGAGATCGCCTTCCCGGCGTTCCTGACCATCGTCTTCATGCCGTTCACCTACTCCATCACCGCGGGCATCGGCGCCGGCTTCGTCACCTGGGTCCTGCTCAAGGTGGTGCGGGGCAAGGCCCGGCAGGTGCACCCGCTCATGTGGCTGGTCGCCGTGCTCTTCCTGGTCTACTTCGGCATCGACCCGATCCGGGGGCTGCTCGGGGTGTAGCTGTGTGCCGTCGTGGCCCTGTGAGGGCCACGACCGCGCACGGTGGGGCGGTGCCGGGGCCCGGGGGGGCGCCTCGTGGCCCGGGCTGTGTGCGCTGGTAGCCCTCCAGGGGCCATGACCGCGCACGGTGGGGCTGTGCCGGGGCCCGGGGGTGTCCCGTGGTCGGGACTGTGTGCGCGCCGGTGGCCCCCTGGGGGCCATGACCGCGCACGGTGGGAGGGCCTGTGGACGACGGGCCCAGGGGCGTCGTCGCGCTGCCAGGCTGGTCCCGTGCCGGGGGTCGTGACGCGGAAGCAGGCGCTGGCCGACGGGTGGTCGGCCAAGCAGGTCCGCGGCCTGCTCGCCCGCGGGCAGTG
This genomic window from Serinicoccus chungangensis contains:
- a CDS encoding 1,4-dihydroxy-2-naphthoyl-CoA synthase — protein: MSEQTSQAGQPFDPAQWEPVEGFDLTDLTYHRHRELGCVRIAFDRPEVRNAFRPHTVDELYRTLDHARMSPDVGVVLLTGNGPSPKDGGWAFCSGGDQRIRGRSGYQYSSSPDADPTRDGVDEARVRAEGGRLHILEVQRLIRTMPKVVVAVVGGWAAGGGHSLHVVCDLTIASRQHARFKQTDADVGSFDAGYGSAYLAKMVGQKNAREIFFLGRAYDAEQMQRMGAVNIVADHADLETEAVQAAREILGKSPTAQRMLKFALNLTDDGLMGQQVFAGEATRLAYMTDEAVEGRDSFLEKREPDWRAYPWYF
- a CDS encoding glycoside hydrolase family 26 protein gives rise to the protein MTTCLSLGDDLAPSTGVLAGVNLDWERDLLSEYAERLGERPALAVSFARFPLQAQDEEHVTAAKDQVRDNGGMLLLTLEPHDGLATVTDEAVGALATLLDGYNEDGVPVVVRFAHEMNGSWYPWGQQPEAYREAFRRVADAVHREAPGSAMMWAPNYGGGYPFTGGAHAASPGSDAYQALDTSVDGTVDESDDPYAPYYPGDDAVDWVGMSLYHWGDAHPWGENEVPEENKFVDQLTGNYDGAAGDETAVPDFYAEYAQERGKPVGIPETAAFFRPGGGGADELTVKRAWWSQLVDPALHRDFPQLHMVNWFEWRKHEPEVDAVVDWRATRTPGVAQAYAEDLPEWYVHAGDGC
- a CDS encoding VOC family protein, translating into MALKWYTVVVDCRDPQAQARWWAEALDWLVVYDTPDEAVAVPRHAMEAPQHEPDLDAWMRRGQGLVFVPVPEGKEVKNRLHLDLAPHTSQDRDAEIRRLLDLGATQVDVGQTPEHSWTVLADPEGNEFCVLSTRDG
- a CDS encoding o-succinylbenzoate synthase, with the protein product MPTTPTPTPDLDQLLAAAHVVSLPLRVRFRGVTEREALLLRGPQGWAEWAPFTEYADGDAARWLGAAVEAGWGVLPPPVRAGVGVNATVPAVAAPEVEQVLARYDARRTAKVKVAEEGQGLADDVARVREVRRVLGPAARIRVDANGAWSVDDAVRALAALAPVGLEYAEQPCATVAELAALRLALARAGVDVPVAADESVRRAEDPLEVARRGAADLVVVKAAPLGGIARALEIIEQAGLPAVVSSALDTSVGLALGVRLAAALPVLEHDCGLGTGALLAEDVVAEPLVPVGGGLTVARADATRDAVDPAALAAYRVDGAREAWWRARLTRAHALL
- a CDS encoding ammonium transporter; protein product: MELSTSDVWVMVSAALVLLMTPGLAFFYGGMARAKAALNMVMMSFISIGLVGVIWVLWGYGMSSAPPLLGGIVGNPAGDFGLMSYVGTGDLIGIGFGATFAIITVALISGAIADRTRFVSWTVFVPVWVTLVYCPLAFMVWGGGLLSADGWIGSTFGEAIDFAGGLVVHINAGLAALVLVYIIGSRTGFAKGFHKPHNIPLVMIGTALLWFGWFGFNGGAAGSAEEAGLIWVNTMVAPAAAMLAWLVTEKLRDGHATSIGAASGVVAGLVAITPACASVSPLGALLLGVVAGICSALAIGLKYKFGYDDALDVVGVHLVAGIVGTVMLGFLALPVEGEGGGLFYGGGMDQMVAQLVATVFTLLYTGVMTTVIALVIARTIGFRVSPEDEERGIDLSEHSESAYAFSEGDASYDPIAEEARV
- a CDS encoding cold-shock protein, which encodes MPTGKVRFFDEDKGFGFLSSDEGNDVYVPRSALPDGVGALERGSKVEFDIVAGKRGDQALHVRLMEPAPSVSRGLSMRDRKPAEEMVVVVEDLITLLDQASTSLRRGHYPDRPHGMAMAKALRAVADQFEAGK
- a CDS encoding DUF3027 domain-containing protein — translated: MPTARSPRTPRTDAVLTGAVEVARAAALEVAEPGTVGEHLEVVLEAERLATHYFACSATAYPGWRWAVTLSRVPRARKATVSEVHLLPGEGALLAPEWVPYAERLAPGDIGPGDRTAFVEDDPRLEAGFEATGEEDVDAVALWELGLGRPRVLSPEGRDAAATRWYDGERGPGSEGARKAPAPCRTCGYFVPMSGALRSVFGVCANEWSPADGDVVALDFGCGAHSEVDVEQRPSEKIDPPVLDDESEIVFTER
- a CDS encoding DUF2530 domain-containing protein; translation: MSTGPQHADHDHAAAGRGERVDPLQPPEVPLRTITLVRWGILAWAVVLLLLLAVPALRSGERDWWVWVPVAGVVGGLLGYAYLRRGKGNAADA
- a CDS encoding NCS2 family permease produces the protein MSTTAPDTRSTGSLDGFFQISQRGSTLARELRGGLATFFTMAYIVVLNPLIIGTVPDGTGELLAGGDLAVIAACTALVAGVLSVLMGVVANYPLALATGLGLNAFVAYGIASLDGMTWADAMGLVVLEGIIILVLVLTGFREAVFRAVPTQLKTAISVGIGLFITIIGLVDAGIVRRPASGPVPVELGVGGFLAGWPTVVFLVGLFAIAALMALRVQGAILYGIVGGTLLAILVEAVFEIGPQTPDGSNPTGWGLGVPALPDSVVAAPDFSLLGQFSLLGSVEAIGFTALFLLVFTLMLADFFDTMGTMVAVGAEAGLLDEEGNPPRTRQILVVDSLGAIAGGAGGVSSNTSYIESASGVGEGARTGLASVVTGVLFLLTTFLSPLVAIVPHEAATPALVVVGFLMMQQVVGIDWDDLEIAFPAFLTIVFMPFTYSITAGIGAGFVTWVLLKVVRGKARQVHPLMWLVAVLFLVYFGIDPIRGLLGV